One Comamonas odontotermitis genomic window, CTTGGTCTTGTCCTTTTTGAGCGCGCGAATCAAGTTCAGGATTACCGGAGCCTCGTCATGGCTCATGCCGGCAGTGGGCTCGTCAAACATATACACGCATGGCTCCAGCGCCATCAGCAATGCGACTTCGAGCTTGCGTTGGTCACCATGTGGCAGACTGGCCACGGGCGTTTCGGCCCGGTCGGCCATGGCCACCGCCTGCAAGATGGCCTGCGCCCGCACCACCAGTGTGGAGTGGTCGCTCCAGATGCTCCAGAGGTTCAGCCCCCGGTGGTGTTTGCCTGCTTGCCGGGCCTGTACAGCCAGGCGCACGTTCTCCAGGACCGAAAGATTCGGAAACAGATTGGTCAGTTGAAACGCCCGACCCACCCCCACACGCGTACGCGCCGATGCAGACTGCCGCGTGATATCTTGCTCGCCTAGCATCACAGAGCCGCTGGAGGCACGCAACTGCCCTGAGATGAGGTTGAAATACGTGGTCTTGCCCGCACCATTGGGGCCGACAATGGCGGTCAGCGTGCCTGGCTCAAAAGCGCAACTCACGCCATTGACCGCCACATGGCCGCCAAAGCGAATGGTCAAATCCTTGGTGGCCAAGGTGCTCATGGGCGGTGCTTCACTTTCACAGTCAATAAAAAGATGGGCGCGCCCGCTCGTAGGCGGTGCGCTCCAGGGATGCTGCACGAATCCAATCAACGCATCTCTGGCACTTTACTTCAGGGGCAACTGCCAATCACGTAGTAATTTGGCCCGGTCTGCTTGAGCGTCTTGGTCACGAACATGTTCCACAGCCCCATGGCTTGGTTGGAGCCATTGGCATAGGCATTGCCCATTTTCTGATAGGCGCGGCCCGCTTGCACATGGGCGTAGTTGCTGGCTGTGGTGCAGGTGACCGGGTCAGTGCCGGTGCCATCGCTTGCTAAGGTTGTGCCACTGACTGCATTCGATGCCGCACCTTCGGCCCCGTTGAGGTCCACAGCGCGCACTGCCCAGCTATAGGTAGTGGCAGCCGCCAGACTCGTTTCCGAATAACCCGTGGACTCCACTGTCAGCACATTGACCTTGCTGCCGTTGCGGTAGACGTTGTAGCCGCTCGCGTCAGCGACTTCGTTCCAGCTCAACTCCATGGTCTTGGCGGTCGCGCCCCACAGGCGCAGGCCCGAAGGAGCAGGCAACACAGGATCGGGATCAACGCTGCCTGAAGAACCACTGGAGAGACGATCCACCATGGCTTTGATGGCAGCCATCTGCGGACCAGACTTCTTCGCATAGTTGGCGCTGTCATAGCCCCACCAGTCCCAGCAGCCATTGGTAGCGGTGTAGGTGGTTTGGGGGTAAATCACCACCATATTGTTGGTGTCAGCCCAGCGGTTGTAGCCGGTGTTGCGCACGTATTTCTGCTGGACGCTGTTTACGTTCTGCTGGCAGCCATGCAACACCA contains:
- a CDS encoding ABC transporter ATP-binding protein, whose amino-acid sequence is MSTLATKDLTIRFGGHVAVNGVSCAFEPGTLTAIVGPNGAGKTTYFNLISGQLRASSGSVMLGEQDITRQSASARTRVGVGRAFQLTNLFPNLSVLENVRLAVQARQAGKHHRGLNLWSIWSDHSTLVVRAQAILQAVAMADRAETPVASLPHGDQRKLEVALLMALEPCVYMFDEPTAGMSHDEAPVILNLIRALKKDKTKIILLVEHKMDVVRELADRIIVLTNGTLVADGVPAEVIASSVVQEAYLGISKNAGEEAT